From Triplophysa dalaica isolate WHDGS20190420 chromosome 24, ASM1584641v1, whole genome shotgun sequence:
cagacatcatatatCAGACATCATTTATCAGACATCATATATAATTTATCAGACATCAAATATCATTTATCATATATCATACATCGTATATCATTTATCATATATCAGACATCATTTATAAGACATCATTTATCAGACATCATTTATCATAAATCATATATCAGACATCAAatatcagacatcatatatcatatatcagacatcaaatatcagacatcatatatcatatatcagacatcatatatcagatatcagacatcatatatcagatatcagacatcatatatcagatatcagacatcatatatcagatatcagacatcatatatcagatatcagacatcatatatcagatatcagacatcatatatcagacatcatatatcatatatcagacatcatatatcagatatcagacatcatatatcatatatcagacatcatatatcatatatcagacatcatatatcagacatcatatatcagatatcagacatcatatatcatatatcagacatcatatatCAGACATCATTTATCAGACATCATATATAATTTATCAGACATCAAATATCATTTATCATATATCATACATCGTATATCATTTATCATATATCAGACATCATTTATAAGACATCATTTATCAGACATCATTTATCATAAATCATATATCAGACATCAAatatcagacatcatatatcatatatcagacatcaaatatcagacatcatatatcatatatcagACATCTTATATCAGATATCAAACATCATATATCAGatatcagacatcatatatcagatatcagacatcatatatcatatatcatatatcagacatcatatatcagacatcatatatcatatatcagacatcatatatcagacatcatatatcagacatcatatatcagatatcagacatcatatatcatatatcagacatcatatatcagacatcatatatcatatatcagacatcatatatcacacatcacacatcagaCATCAGACATCATACATCAGatatcacacatcacacatcattTATCAGAAATCAAACATCATTTATCAGACATCACACACAAGTGAGtgaggttgtgggtttgatcccaggggattgcatatacctatgtaaaatgtataggataaagcaatgtaagtcactttggataaaagcgtctgccaaatgcataaatgtaaatgttgaatgATGAGAGATCATTATTATGAGCTCACATGTGATTGATTCACTCCCTGTGTCAAACACTTTTAAAGCTTCATCTGTTTAGATTCATCtagaatgtgtttgtgtctcaaAGATGATCAATGTGTGACAACAGCTGTACATGATGTGTGTTTACTGATGAAGCAGATGTCCAGAAGAGAAGTATAAAGTGTGCACAATAACACAATTCATATCATATGTGTCATGAGCGTGAAATCATCACTAAACATCATCTGTCAACACAAAACCTCATGTGAGTGAATATTGTGTCTGCTGATGAAAACATCTCCAGTGATGTGATAGtgttaaagaaatatgaaaCACAATGAACGCGTTATGATGACAGCGGCACGTGTGTGACACTCTCAGTAGCAtaacacacaacatcacacagtGTCAATGATAAAGAGATGAGTCAACTGTCACCTCACTGTCTCATACTGAGAGAAATCCTGACAAATCTTACCAATGtgtcataaacataaacaaacatttggaGAAATAAGAATTCTGTGATGTCTGCGTGTTTACTGGAGCTCGAGACTGAAGTCATCCGTTCACACAAATACTTTATTACGACATTAGAATAATGTACACACATCCATTGTGACACACAGAAAGAACAGTCAAcacaagagtgtgtgtgtgtgtgtgtgtgtgtgtgtgtgtgtgcgtgcgtgcgtgcgtgcgtgcgcgcgaGAGTGAGGAGTGGCCCTCCAAACCTGCGcaccttcaacacacacacacacacacacacacacacacacacacacacacacaaacacacaaacacacacacacacacacgaacgcacgcacgcgcgcacacacacactaacacacacacactaacacacacactaacacacacacacacacgtcgaCATCCCATAAGAACCGATCTGAGCGGCGACTCTCTCCCGTGTCACCTGACACCTCACAAACTTTCTCTAAACTCTCCATAAGATGAGATTCTCCCGCGCGCATCTTACCTGAAATGGATTGACGTCGACTGGGTTTTCAAACGGGTTTGTGTCGAATCCCGACATCGTTTAGTGGCTTAATCCGCCTTTAGAGTCCGAGCTGAGCGGTACCGGAGCTGAGATCTGTGCTGCGCCGTTTCCTCTCCGCACTTCCGCGATGAGTGCGTAACGAGCACGCGCACGCGCACGACAACAGCGCCTGACAAGAGTCTTTAAGAACCTCTTAAGAAATTAATTTTGCCAGATTTTCTATTTACATCACGATATTCACTCTGCTGCtgaggaaaaacaaaataaatgcgCAGCACACATGAGCTTTATATCAAGCACAGATCTTCACGTATATTTACCTTTGttaatgtagttatttatttatttctgatgtacatttttgtgttttgtttaggtTTGCCCCCCCAAAATAGCAATAGGATCCTAGAGGCTCGTGATTGGTTTGCCAACACTGACGTCATACACGTCGCAAACATGGCGGAAGTAAAAGGTCAGTTCAGTTTCTCATTTACacttttgtgtctttatttaagccacaacacacacacacatttgaacTGACGGATGAGGTGTGAtggtggtgtgtgtttgtgttgttcgcACGGCGATCTGTTGGTGTTTATTGCAGTATTTCTCCTGAAGGTTGTtttgtgtgtcgtgtgtgtgcagtgtttcCTCTGTGCTGTGTGGTACAGAACTACGCGTGGGGTAAAGTGGGTCTGGACAGTGAGGTTGCGCGTCTCGTGCTCGGCGGAGATCCTCAGGCCGTCATACACGACGATGAACCCTATGCAGAGGTACTGACACACCCCTCAAATCATTCTGAGAATATCCATCCCATCATTACAAACTTGTGCAATGTTCTGTGGGTCACGTGATCGTACGTTTACATTATTCTGTGAATTATTCTTTTACCATACATGACACATTAGTCAAGTCGTTGTTTActgcacacacactgacacacagtGTCTGTAAACAGCTGTCCACTTAAAGGTCAGTTTGACATTTCTCTATTAATAACTCAACTACAGTCATTCAGATGAGAAGCACCGTTCATGTGTTTGTCATTCTGGTCCTCGCTGTAGCTCTGGATGGGCGCTCATCCCAAAGGCGACGCTCTCATCAAAGACAACCGGATATCCCAGAGGACACTGGGGCAGTGGATTGCTGCTTTCCCAGGATGCctggggtcaaaggtcaaagaCACATTCCATGGGCAGCTACCCTTCCTCTTCAAAGTACTGTCCGTCAACACGGCTCTGTCCGTCCAGGCACATCCAAACAGAGTACGATACCTGCGCTTCTTTACCCGTACGGTTGCGCTGCGGTCCTAAGAGTCTTCTGTTGTTCTTGACAGGAGCTGGCGGCTAGACTTCACGCTCAATTCCCGGAACATTACCCTGATAGCAACCACAAGCCCGAGATGGCCATCGCCCTCACGCAGTTTGAGGGGCTCTGTGGCTTTCGGCCGGTGGATGAAATCCTCGACTTTCTCCAACGTGAGTTAGATGACGAAACTGAAGATGATCTAACCTTTATATATTTCGAGTCATGTGTGTCTGATGTCGTCTCTCCCTtcctctcatttgtaaatgttgaattaCAGAAGtgaaatgttgtgtgtgtttgtcagatgtGCCGGAGTTCCGTGCACTGGTGAGCGCTGAAGCTGCCGAGGATCTCCGAAGGTCTCGGGATGATCCCGAGCGAACATCTCACGCGCTGAAGAAGTGTTTCACACGCATGATGAACTGTGAGAAGAAACTGTTGGTGGATCAACTCAACGTTCTGGTCAAACGCATCTCTGAGGAAGGTGAGACGAGGGTAGCAgaaataagaagaagaagaaggttATGTGAGTGATgacatgtgtgttgtgttcagagGCAGCAGGCAGAGACACATCCAGCAGTAACGGAGAACTGTTGCTACGGTTACACTCACAGTATCCGGGAGATGTGGGATGTTTCTCCATCTACTTCCTTAATCGTATGGTTCTGCGGCCGGGCGAGGCCATGTTTCTGGGTGCCAATGAACCTCACGCGTATCTTTctggaggtcagaggtcaacaCACAGCGTTCCGTATTGTTCACGTgttgatgacgtgttttatcATTGGTGTTCCTTCGTGTTCCAGACTGTGTGGAGTGCATGGCATGTTCTGATAACACCGTCCGTGCCGGACTGACTCCCAAATACATGGATGTGGACACGCTGTGTGAGATGCTGAACTATCGTCCTGCTCCGGCCAGCGCCAAAATCTTCCCGTGCGTGCGGGACCACTCGGACCCCTGCGTCTACCTGTACGACCCACCTGTTGCCGACTTCTCCGTCATGAGAATACAGGTGCGTCGATGACGATGATGCTTCACGCATGCAGGCATAACTTCAACttattcaaatgtgttttgtgtagatAGCTGCGTCAGTCCAGCAGTACACAGTGAGCGCGCTGGAATCTGCCGGCATCCTTTTGGTCGTTGAAGGAGATGCCGTGGCCTCCTCCGCTGCGGCGCTCTCTGACATCACTCTACAGAGAGGCTCTGTGCTTTTCATTTCAGCCAATGAGAGTGTCTCTTTACAGGTGACGTCGTCGTCGGGCGTGACCATGTTCCGAGCCTGCTGTTTACTGTAGGACAGAATCTCTTGACGTGTTGCAGAATAACTCCGAGCTTGACCCACATGTTTACGGTTCAAATGATTGAGCTTACAAAATaacactgaaatataaataatgaagcCGGTGGAAGGATGAAATGTTTCTGTATGTCGTTTCGAAATGTATAAAGCTGGGAGTTCATGTacaatgcaaaaaatgactttcttgctgaatatctttgtcttgtttaccagtacaaatgtctaaaagTTCTTGAATCATGATGCATTATCTCGAGAAACAAAATTACCCAAGATAAGTGTTGattttagataaaaaatatgaaatttcagtgaatatttgcttaaaacaagcagcTAAATCTTCTAATGGGTTAAAAGAAAGTATCTTGGattaaagtttacatttttcttagtccataaattcaagattatttttcttaccccattggaaGATTTTGCTGCTTGTTTTAAGGACAAATTccatatttttgttgtaaaaacaTGACTTATTTTCTTGGGTAATTTTGCTCATCGAGATAATGCATCATGATTCAAGAATCTTTTGACATTTGTActgtaaaacaagacaaacatactaagaaaatatgttttttagcAGTGTACCAGTTTTACCGCAAAGTCCACATGAAACCATGAACACTGTCAGCTCCGGCGGTGAATGAGATCTTATCTATGATATCACACTATAGACGTTTAAGAACGGGTTTTGAGAAAGTAaataatgtatgtttgttttgagaGAAGATGCACGACTGATGCATGATTTCTCTCACTCTGGCCATTAGGACTTTTGCACATACCATAAAAACACAAGTCCAGAGGGAGGACAGGAACATCTGTGCTTTACAATCAAATCTGGCTGAAACCTAACTTTGAGGAATTTCTCTTTTTTCAGATCACAGTTTTTCATACTGTTACTGTTGAACAACATTAAGACAGTTGAAGGGTTTTATTGGTGAGACTGACCAGTTTCTTCTTTATTCCTGTAACTGTTGTTACACTAGCAGTGTGTGATTATGATGAGCACAAAGGATTCTGGGAATTTCTGGGTATCTGCCTCTTTAAATGTGATTCTCTAAAAGAGGGATGAGAGCATGTACATGTATGAAGCATGTGTTTGAGTGATGTCATGTGAAATAAACACTTGTGTACTCTTCACCTGATTCTTTCTCATCGATGTTTTTATGACTTCACTTATCTAACAGGTTTCCAGCACAAAGgtgaaactctgtgtgtgtcaTTGTTTAGAGACAGGGCGttaacccacacacacacacacacatgtgcagaaACCTTTCATACAACCATGTTTTGCATGGcctgtttgattttgttattgATTTAATGAACAGTAAGTAACATTGCAGTTGGTGCTCTTATCATCATGTACATTATTGTGTCATTTCACAGTGATTTTAGTCACAGACAAAACACACTTAGGTATGTGTGGTCAATAACAGTCCAcggcacatttaaaaaatatattccaaGACATATCTAAGCAGTATTCATAGGAACATTAGTGCATGTAGAATGATCTGAATTCACATTTAACCAAATATTATTACATTGGAATTAATAATAAAGATGATTTGATGATTAAACCTTACAATAAGTGTCCCTAAACAATGATTGTTCATATAAATGCCCTTTATAtcattttaagcatgtttaaGAGCACATTTGAGCACTATGCAGCATTATAACATCCAGTAATGTCTCTGGGCCATAGAAGCCTGAGGCCTAAGTTCAAGAAGTTCTTGAGCTCTTCAGATGACttggaacatctcactttgtttgactcGAGCAAATAAAGTTAactctttgacacctggaccttctttgttagagattttttGAACTGCAAGATCAACTTTTTCCGCATCAACATCAGTCTTTATTACTGTAGTCTCgggttttaattaaaaaaatatatattatacccatctaacattaaaatacattttctttaaaatgacatgagaatcCACCATTACGATATAAACTGAAGTGAACAGCGCGCACACACAGTGACACGCGCACGCATACACTCTATATCACAGTTGTATTTTAAACAACGTTAAAATTAACACACAATAATCCATatcaatgtgtttattaaagaaCAGAAATACGCTTTAAAATGATATTCAAACTCTAGACGACGAACTGACGGGGGTGTGACGTTCATCTGTGACGTTCACAGCTGATTTAAAACGCTCTGATAAATCTGATGTTTGACTGACACCTGCCGTGACCTATGAGTCCAGAGTAAACACGTGTCTTTGAATGTGATTGGCTGTAGGTGTCAGGGCCCGGTAGAGTTTCTGAAGGGCCCGCACGTCCTCTAGAGCGTCATGAGCCGCGTACGAAACGCCCAGCAGGTTCTTCACCAGATTCTCCTGCGTGAAGCTCTTCAGTCCGCGGTCTTTCAGAAGCTGTCGGGCCAAAGGAAGAGTGTCCACAAATCCTGAAACTCCTCTCTGAAAATCTGCCCGGAGACTGAACTCATCCAGAGCTCGAGCCAAAACGTGACAGTCGAACCTGCGGATGTTGTGACCCGCCAGCAGAGGCCGACCCAGCGTGTGAATGAAGGTGATGAAGGACACCAGAGACTCGCGCAGAGAGTTCGTGAGCACGGGCCTGCCGCGCAGAAACAGACGGCGTCGTCTCACCCGGAAGCCCGTCACTCGGGACGCCCCGGGCTGAATGGGGCATCGAGGAACCATGAAGAGATTCAAGGTGTGATGTCCACAGACTGCAGCCAGCTGGACGATATCACACGAGagatctaaacacacacacatcacaaatgaCAACACACGTGTTGTTTAGTTAGGCAGCTCATTAAGTGTTGATACACAGTCATGAACAGCTGCAGATTATGAAGTTTACAAAGTAAAGTGACTAACCGAGGCCAGTGGTTTCTAAATCAAAGAACACAACAGTACACACTGCAGGCTGTGACATCTTCACTGCGTCGGATTCTCGTGTGTTGTGTCTATGGCGCATGCGCGTCATGAATATGAGAAAAGTTAAACGCGAGCAAACCAATCACAGGCAGCGTCTTATGAATATTAAGTAACGTCACGATTGGACGTGGTTTGGCATTCAACGTCACAGACATGGACCGATTCATATCATTCAACAGCGCCATCTGGTGGACTGGACCAGTACATTCATTGTTAAAAAttagttaatttattttctttttagtttttaggGCGTGTTCACACGTTCAGTTCCAATAAAATCCCATGATCGggttcatttttttgtcataatcgcgGGGTTTATTCATGAAAGATTATAACGTGCGCATGTGTATGTCGACAAGATTATAATTTAGTGTTGATCATATAACACACACTTTACGTCCCCTCGCTTCTTCACAGTGCGTGTCGGTGGTGATTATTTTTAGTGGATATTAAGAAATCTAACCTTAACCCTAatctacaaacaaacattcagtgTATGTTCGGCaggttattttttatatgacttttgaatcaaaattatttatacattaacatatctatgcGTTCGGCACATTGTGCAGTAGGTctagaataaaatgtaattatcaCATGGACGAAAGATCgcataaaatgtattctttaccTTCCATCTGTGTCGTGTAGAAGGATTAGAtttgattctctctctctctgtctctctctctctctttccccccctccccctctctttctttccccccctccccctctctttctttccccccctccccctctctttctctctctctctttcccccccctcccctccccctctctctcctccccctctctctccccccctctctctctccccccactcccctccccctctctctctctctctctctgtttgtttctcctctttgctccgcctctctgaaacgtgcagatttttgacaaagctcatggctctgataagcgaggtgtgctctgattggccagttcaccagtgtgtagtgattggtggaatactgcaagcgtgtgatggtcATGTGAcacctctgaccatatttggaacatcaggttcctcttcaattgtactgacaggtacaccaccttactcgAGGGCGGTcgacatttgggcggtcttagtcacatcagaacgccaactgacgtagatttgtgtgggtgtggttacaccaggcgtttcaggtctgggtgagcattcgcttttacatagaatgaCTGCAGGTGATGATAAGATTTACAGATGTTTTGTCTGGCGTAAATCAGAATGAAGGTGTTTgttatacaggtacagtgtttattgtaaaacgGGAAAGACCTAGAAACTAATTAAAGGAACATGATAGCACACGCTTTTGTACCCACAACGATGTCATTCACAATGAAATCTACATCGACGGAATGATAAaagaatattttattctgtcatgGGATTAGGAGTGACATgacatctttttttgttctggttTCTTCATTTGAAACAGTCAGAGTTCGGCCGCCTTGATTCTTGACTGATGTCATCATCTGAATGTctcaactgaccaatcagagtgaAGTCTGTGTCGACCACTGAAGCTTCATTTCTCTCTCATCCTAGCCAGCAGATCGCCCTCAGCCAATGAGATTCCAGAGTCATTGGGAGGGTTGTGTTGATTGGCTGTCTGCTGAGTGTCTGTGGGAGTGGTGCTGATGGGATTGGCTGTGTTGGCGGTGTTGCTTCTGCTGATTGGCCAGGGGTTATTCACGCCACCGTTGCACGAGttggtgttgttgttgctgttagCTGCCGTGGGGACGTTCACGCTTCCTGAACTGGCAGTTTGTGGCCAAGATGAAGGGGTGAAAG
This genomic window contains:
- the mpi gene encoding mannose-6-phosphate isomerase isoform X3; its protein translation is MRSTHELYIKHRSSRIFTFVNVVIYLFLMYIFVFCLGLPPQNSNRILEARDWFANTDVIHVANMAEVKVFPLCCVVQNYAWGKVGLDSEVARLVLGGDPQAVIHDDEPYAELWMGAHPKGDALIKDNRISQRTLGQWIAAFPGCLGSKVKDTFHGQLPFLFKVLSVNTALSVQAHPNRELAARLHAQFPEHYPDSNHKPEMAIALTQFEGLCGFRPVDEILDFLQHVPEFRALVSAEAAEDLRRSRDDPERTSHALKKCFTRMMNCEKKLLVDQLNVLVKRISEEEAAGRDTSSSNGELLLRLHSQYPGDVGCFSIYFLNRMVLRPGEAMFLGANEPHAYLSGDCVECMACSDNTVRAGLTPKYMDVDTLCEMLNYRPAPASAKIFPCVRDHSDPCVYLYDPPVADFSVMRIQLRQSSSTQ
- the mpi gene encoding mannose-6-phosphate isomerase isoform X1 produces the protein MRSTHELYIKHRSSRIFTFVNVVIYLFLMYIFVFCLGLPPQNSNRILEARDWFANTDVIHVANMAEVKVFPLCCVVQNYAWGKVGLDSEVARLVLGGDPQAVIHDDEPYAELWMGAHPKGDALIKDNRISQRTLGQWIAAFPGCLGSKVKDTFHGQLPFLFKVLSVNTALSVQAHPNRELAARLHAQFPEHYPDSNHKPEMAIALTQFEGLCGFRPVDEILDFLQHVPEFRALVSAEAAEDLRRSRDDPERTSHALKKCFTRMMNCEKKLLVDQLNVLVKRISEEEAAGRDTSSSNGELLLRLHSQYPGDVGCFSIYFLNRMVLRPGEAMFLGANEPHAYLSGDCVECMACSDNTVRAGLTPKYMDVDTLCEMLNYRPAPASAKIFPCVRDHSDPCVYLYDPPVADFSVMRIQIAASVQQYTVSALESAGILLVVEGDAVASSAAALSDITLQRGSVLFISANESVSLQVTSSSGVTMFRACCLL
- the plex9.2 gene encoding three prime repair exonuclease 4 isoform X2, which encodes MEDLSCDIVQLAAVCGHHTLNLFMVPRCPIQPGASRVTGFRVRRRRLFLRGRPVLTNSLRESLVSFITFIHTLGRPLLAGHNIRRFDCHVLARALDEFSLRADFQRGVSGFVDTLPLARQLLKDRGLKSFTQENLVKNLLGVSYAAHDALEDVRALQKLYRALTPTANHIQRHVFTLDS
- the plex9.2 gene encoding three prime repair exonuclease 4 isoform X1; the encoded protein is MTRMRHRHNTRESDAVKMSQPAVCTVVFFDLETTGLDLSCDIVQLAAVCGHHTLNLFMVPRCPIQPGASRVTGFRVRRRRLFLRGRPVLTNSLRESLVSFITFIHTLGRPLLAGHNIRRFDCHVLARALDEFSLRADFQRGVSGFVDTLPLARQLLKDRGLKSFTQENLVKNLLGVSYAAHDALEDVRALQKLYRALTPTANHIQRHVFTLDS
- the mpi gene encoding mannose-6-phosphate isomerase isoform X2, coding for MSLPPQNSNRILEARDWFANTDVIHVANMAEVKVFPLCCVVQNYAWGKVGLDSEVARLVLGGDPQAVIHDDEPYAELWMGAHPKGDALIKDNRISQRTLGQWIAAFPGCLGSKVKDTFHGQLPFLFKVLSVNTALSVQAHPNRELAARLHAQFPEHYPDSNHKPEMAIALTQFEGLCGFRPVDEILDFLQHVPEFRALVSAEAAEDLRRSRDDPERTSHALKKCFTRMMNCEKKLLVDQLNVLVKRISEEEAAGRDTSSSNGELLLRLHSQYPGDVGCFSIYFLNRMVLRPGEAMFLGANEPHAYLSGDCVECMACSDNTVRAGLTPKYMDVDTLCEMLNYRPAPASAKIFPCVRDHSDPCVYLYDPPVADFSVMRIQIAASVQQYTVSALESAGILLVVEGDAVASSAAALSDITLQRGSVLFISANESVSLQVTSSSGVTMFRACCLL